The [Clostridium] celerecrescens 18A genomic sequence TTATATAGTCAGCAGCCTCATGGAGCTCTTTGCTTCCATTTTTCATAGCCACTCCGATTCCTGCCTTTTGGATCATGGAAAAGTCATTTTCCCCATCTCCAATTGCCATTGTCTGATTTCCATTGAGCCCTAAATGAGAAGCGAGTCTTAAGATCGCCTCACCTTTTGTAGCTCCGATTGCATTGATCTCCAGATTGTTTGGTATGGAGGAGGTGACCAGAATATCCTCTCTTTTCTCCAATTCAGCCCTTAGTCTGGCGCGTTCTTCCATTTCAGGGAAAAACAGGTTGATTTTCTCTACTGGCTTATGACCCTTTTCCACAAACTCTATGATATTGGGATGGACATCCCTGGTCTGAAAGACCATTTCCTGTAATTCAGTCGACAGACCGTATTCTGATAAGTGTTCATAAAAGCGTGGTTCTGTTATCCCGCGTCTGTCTATGTAGGGATCGTACATAACATAGTAGGATTCCACCAGGTGCAAAAGCTCCAACGCTAATTCCCGGGATAACATCCGGGTGTCAATAACCGTTTTTTCTTCCATGTTCTCAATGACAGCTCCATTGGTGGTAATTGCATAACGGATTCCGGAAATGCCTTTTATTTCTTCAGGTATTCCATGCACGGTTCGTCCGGTACACGGAACAACCCATATTCCTTTTTGAACACATTGGATGAGGGCCTGACGGTTGACATCGGAAAGTCGCTTCTTACTGTCTAACAGGGTTCCATCCAAATCTATTGCAATGAGTTTAATATCCACTTTTAATACTCCAATTTAATAAATGAAATGTTCTTCTTTTAAAACAAGAAGGCCGTCTTTGTCATATTTTGAGGAAAACAGACCTTTAATCCGTTTTCCAATGGAAGGCTTTTCCGCACGGTCAGCCGCCTCTTCAATCAGACTTTCTGCATTGGCTCTGTTTAAAGGAAGTCCATCCTCTTCCATGATCTCAATTCTCTCATAGAGTGCCAGCATGCTTTTTCCGGTAATGCTGCAGTCGATCTCATTGGCATAACGACAGGCATATTGGGCGAATTCGTCAATATCCATTTCTTCTCCCTGAAAACCAGGGCCTTCCTCATCCCGGACAGATGAGTGGAATTCTTCACTCTCTTCATAGAAATCATTGTCTTCATAGACACCGTCTTCATAAGCATCGTTTCCATAGGAGCCATTTTCATAGGAGCCGTTTTCAAAGGTTCCATTTACATAGGCCCCGGTATGCCCATATTCATTCTCCTGCAAGGAATCAGATTCATAACTATATTCCTGATCTCCATAATCTTCGTAGGATTCTTCTCTTAAGTCTTTCTTATTAAAAGCAGGAGTCAAAGGTTTAAAAGCAGGCTTCTGAACGACTCTAACCGGTCTTTCCTTCTTCACCGTTTCTCTCACACAGAAAACCGGGGGTTCTTCCCCGCTTCCAATGCACTCAAATTTACTTGCAAGTGCCGGATGCTCCTGGTGAAGGGTTTCCATTTGCTTTGGGTTATCAATAAGAACCACGATCATCCCGCTTGTATCCTGGTCCATCAATTCATTTAATTCTTCCAACGCTTCTCTGGTAAGATCACCGGCTTCCTCGATGACCAGATCTTTTCCGGCCAGCCTGTCTGCGGATGCCAGTACTCCCCGGCTGGACAACTTGGACCCGGTGATTTTGGCCACCGGATTCTTTACGTTATTTTCATTGTGAATCTGTTTTAAGGCTTCAACAGCCATTTGAAGTCCTTTTTCAGGAGTCCTTGCCTCTATCATGAGGTGGTTTTGAACCGGTGTTTCCTCCAGTTCCTCTTCCTCTTCCTCATATAAGTCCTCGAACTCCAGATTATCATCATAGCCGTAAGGAGCGTTTTCCTCTTCTAAGGTTGAATTTAATGATCCATCAGGCTGGTTATAATCATTTTCTTCATATCCAAAATCTTCCTCCGGCTGATCACCGGATTCCTGAAAATCATCTTCTGCAGCGGCGAACTGTCCTCTGGCATCATCAGGCGCTTCATATTCAGCCTCTCCGTCATAGTATCCGCCGATGTCAGTCTCTTCCATTCCAGGACCTTCTGGTTCCTCTTCCTCAATAACCGGTTCCGAATGATACAAAAGAGACTCCTCTTCTACAGGTGCATAGATATTCCCTGGCCTTGGTATGGCAGTAACAGGGCGGCCCACTCTCCGGATGTCCTCCAGCACTCTGGTGCGTTCCATCTTAGGTTCATCCCGCATAACGGGTTCTTCATAGGAGATTTTTGACATTTCTCTTGCCAGCGTCTCCTGAACCGCAGCTTCCTGAAGCCTCGCCTCCAGATTATCCACTCCAGGATTCTCTTCAAATTCTATGACCGGCTCCTGGTAAAACTCCTGCTCTTCTTCATAGTATTCCTCTTCTGGTTCTGATTCTG encodes the following:
- a CDS encoding tetratricopeptide repeat protein; this encodes MDKYEFNIKVEQIKKLVGKNDYDTAMKIADTIDWKRVRNTNLLSMVATIYEKNEDYQEAKEILLQAFERAPIGKRLLYKLAELAIKEGNIEEAEAYYKEFGDLASDDPRQQLLRFMILKAKGAPAQQLIHSLESYTSVELDEKWLYELAELYSLAGMPDRCVDTCDRIMLMFGLGKYVDKAMDLKIQYAPLTNYQMDLVENRDKYEAKLRAVEQEYSIGRRPNSEPEPVPESEPEEEYYEEEQEFYQEPVIEFEENPGVDNLEARLQEAAVQETLAREMSKISYEEPVMRDEPKMERTRVLEDIRRVGRPVTAIPRPGNIYAPVEEESLLYHSEPVIEEEEPEGPGMEETDIGGYYDGEAEYEAPDDARGQFAAAEDDFQESGDQPEEDFGYEENDYNQPDGSLNSTLEEENAPYGYDDNLEFEDLYEEEEEELEETPVQNHLMIEARTPEKGLQMAVEALKQIHNENNVKNPVAKITGSKLSSRGVLASADRLAGKDLVIEEAGDLTREALEELNELMDQDTSGMIVVLIDNPKQMETLHQEHPALASKFECIGSGEEPPVFCVRETVKKERPVRVVQKPAFKPLTPAFNKKDLREESYEDYGDQEYSYESDSLQENEYGHTGAYVNGTFENGSYENGSYGNDAYEDGVYEDNDFYEESEEFHSSVRDEEGPGFQGEEMDIDEFAQYACRYANEIDCSITGKSMLALYERIEIMEEDGLPLNRANAESLIEEAADRAEKPSIGKRIKGLFSSKYDKDGLLVLKEEHFIY
- a CDS encoding Cof-type HAD-IIB family hydrolase; translation: MDIKLIAIDLDGTLLDSKKRLSDVNRQALIQCVQKGIWVVPCTGRTVHGIPEEIKGISGIRYAITTNGAVIENMEEKTVIDTRMLSRELALELLHLVESYYVMYDPYIDRRGITEPRFYEHLSEYGLSTELQEMVFQTRDVHPNIIEFVEKGHKPVEKINLFFPEMEERARLRAELEKREDILVTSSIPNNLEINAIGATKGEAILRLASHLGLNGNQTMAIGDGENDFSMIQKAGIGVAMKNGSKELHEAADYITDTNDENGVASAINRLIFGAKG